One window of Thermacetogenium phaeum DSM 12270 genomic DNA carries:
- the pylSn gene encoding pyrrolysine--tRNA(Pyl) ligase small subunit — MSKAKERYYRKRVDFYLLINKIKLWPSRTGVLHGIRKIVKKGKYAEVTTHCGHTFQVRLSKNSRAARWLRNKWVFEKCRACRIPAWKIEKFAATRFTEHYGTDLRDPQ; from the coding sequence ATGAGTAAGGCGAAGGAAAGGTATTATCGAAAGCGGGTGGACTTCTACCTTCTTATCAACAAGATCAAGCTGTGGCCGTCGCGCACCGGCGTCCTTCACGGCATCAGGAAGATCGTCAAAAAGGGGAAGTATGCCGAGGTTACCACCCACTGCGGCCACACCTTCCAGGTGCGCCTGTCCAAAAACAGCCGCGCCGCCCGGTGGCTGCGCAACAAGTGGGTCTTTGAGAAGTGCAGGGCCTGCCGGATACCGGCCTGGAAGATCGAAAAGTTTGCCGCCACCCGCTTCACAGAGCACTATGGCACCGATCTCCGGGATCCTCAGTAG